The Alnus glutinosa chromosome 7, dhAlnGlut1.1, whole genome shotgun sequence genome includes a region encoding these proteins:
- the LOC133872812 gene encoding putative HVA22-like protein g, whose translation MLGDLITRVLVLILGYAYPALECYKTVEKNRVDIEELRFWCQYWILVAIVTVLERVADIFISWLPMYGELKLAFFIYLWYPKTKGTGYVYDTMLKPYVAMHEPDIDHKLLEWRARAWDLAVFYWQNCTELGQTAFLQVLEKFAAQTGRFRNVGHERTNHNHHDSGTSPPPPNGPPPKQDSQSDKSNNKWPPAPSAPPLPGSTINRFMAEPPKSEAHLHNQAEYEFPDDSDPGTPASPETHRNQKFNLKFRRAPRPHY comes from the exons ATGTTGGGGGATCTCATAACCAGAGTTCTTGT GCTGATTCTTGGTTATGCATATCCTGCCCTTGAGTGTTACAAAACAGTGGAGAAGAACAGGGTCGACATCGAAGAACTTCGATTTTGGTGTCAATATTg GATCCTTGTGGCAATTGTAACAGTTCTTGAGAGGGTTGCGGACATATTCATTTCATG GCTGCCCATGTATGGTGAGCTGAAGCTGGCCTTTTTCATCTACCTATGGTATCCAAAAACCAAG GGAACCGGCTATGTGTATGATACCATGTTGAAGCCTTACGTGGCGATGCACGAACCGGACATCGACCACAAGTTGCTGGAGTGGAGAGCAAGAGCCTGGGATTTGGCCGTTTTCTATTGGCAAAACTGCACAGAATTGGGGCAGACGGCATTCCTCCAGGTCCTGGAGAAATTTGCTGCTCAGACTGGAAGGTTTAGGAACGTTGGACATGAG AGAACCAATCACAATCATCACGATTCGGGCACGTCCCCGCCGCCCCCAAACGGTCCGCCGCCCAAGCAAGACAGTCAGTCAGACAAGAGCAACAACAAGTGGCCTCCGGCTCCGAGCGCCCCTCCACTTCCCGGTAGCACAATCAACCGCTTCATGGCCGAGCCGCCAAAATCCGAGGCCCACCTCCACAACCAAGCGGAGTACGAATTCCCGGACGACTCGGACCCCGGCACACCAGCTTCCCCGGAAACCCACCGGAACCAAAAGTTCAACCTAAAGTTTAGGCGCGCCCCAAGACCACACTATTGA
- the LOC133872813 gene encoding uncharacterized protein LOC133872813, which yields MDDSAALKPEAPPTQTPAPSLSSLRRRHSISTSVVVPAKLALLSSTTKTIYGSNSLPHQNGVAPPQLDLDLVSTTLKSCPAYTSLKDLLPASAAGIGSPTAAAAASSGYEISIRNRLVKQAAWAYLQPMSSSPGSSGPTHFFRRLCLRLSSCLAYLTQLLHRILHACLATVSR from the coding sequence ATGGACGACTCTGCCGCATTAAAACCAGAGGCGCCTCCGACGCAAACGCCGGCGCCGTCGTTGTCATCTCTGCGTCGCAGGCACTCGATCTCTACGTCGGTGGTGGTTCCCGCGAAGCTCGCCCTCCTCTCCAGCACCACCAAAACCATTTACGGCTCCAACAGCCTCCCACATCAGAACGGGGTGGCGCCACCGCAGCTGGACTTAGACCTGGTCTCCACCACTCTAAAGTCCTGTCCTGCTTACACCTCCCTCAAAGACCTCCTCCCCGCCTCCGCCGCTGGAATCGGGTCCCccaccgccgccgccgccgcctccTCCGGGTACGAGATCTCGATCCGCAACCGCCTGGTCAAACAGGCCGCCTGGGCCTACCTCCAGCCCATGTCCTCCTCCCCTGGCTCCTCCGGCCCAACCCACTTTTTCCGCCGCCTCTGCCTCCGCCTCTCCTCCTGCCTCGCCTACCTCACACAACTCCTCCATCGGATCCTCCACGCCTGTCTGGCCACCGTGAGCAGATAA